A single window of Jiangella alkaliphila DNA harbors:
- a CDS encoding AraC family transcriptional regulator, with the protein MTSPTPRPDATGLLRHDVLLEWYRYPPGPPVTIPRHTHDGYQLNLNLDLPGGIRYRGEYHVVPARRLTVVMPGEAHTGIDPDHRDSDSEHLVLYVAPDALAAAAAEIAGRPAGLPFFRDVAIADAHTVARFARAHAALSGGPATASVLDQDVRLLGFVHGLLHRYARVPAGRPLPPAHRAVRRAREYLHEHSAAPVTLADLARVSELSPYHLTRLFTASVGMPPHAYQLQLRVEHAKRLLLTGRPVSDAGHEAGFFDLSHFTRHFRRFVGVPPGTYARKNVHPPARSAP; encoded by the coding sequence GTGACCTCGCCCACGCCGCGGCCCGACGCCACCGGTCTGCTCCGCCACGACGTGCTGCTCGAGTGGTACCGCTACCCGCCCGGCCCGCCGGTCACCATCCCTCGGCACACGCACGACGGCTACCAGCTCAATCTCAACCTCGACCTGCCCGGCGGCATCCGCTACCGCGGCGAGTACCACGTCGTGCCGGCCCGGCGGCTCACCGTCGTCATGCCCGGCGAGGCACACACGGGGATCGACCCGGACCACCGCGACAGCGACTCCGAGCACCTCGTCCTGTACGTGGCGCCGGACGCCCTCGCCGCCGCGGCCGCCGAGATCGCCGGCCGGCCGGCCGGGCTGCCGTTCTTCCGCGATGTCGCCATCGCCGACGCCCACACCGTCGCCCGGTTCGCCCGTGCCCACGCCGCGCTGTCCGGCGGCCCGGCCACGGCGTCGGTGCTCGACCAGGACGTGCGGCTGCTCGGCTTCGTGCACGGGCTCCTGCACCGGTACGCCCGCGTCCCCGCCGGCCGCCCGCTCCCACCCGCCCACCGCGCCGTCCGCCGGGCCCGCGAGTACCTGCACGAGCACAGCGCCGCCCCGGTCACGCTGGCCGACCTCGCCCGCGTCAGTGAGCTGAGCCCGTACCACCTGACCCGGCTGTTCACGGCGAGCGTCGGGATGCCACCGCACGCCTACCAGCTCCAGTTGCGCGTCGAGCACGCCAAACGCCTGCTGCTGACCGGCCGCCCGGTGAGCGACGCCGGCCACGAGGCGGGGTTCTTCGACCTCAGCCACTTCACCCGGCACTTCCGGCGGTTCGTCGGCGTCCCGCCCGGCACGTATGCCCGCAAGAACGTACATCCCCCGGCCAGGAGCGCTCCGTAG
- a CDS encoding oxidoreductase produces the protein MNTNHTTRVWLVTGASSGLGRAVAQAALDAGDSVVATARKAGALDDLVDRHPDRVAVVELDVADLPPIPSAVAAATDAFGRIDVLVNSAGRALIGAAEETTDEELRDLMEVHFLGPAALVRAVLPGMRARGSGAIVQISSMGGRLSFAAVSAYSATKFALEGYSEALAAELAPFGIRVLIVEPGAFRTGLHGAAMRMTTPIPAYDAVVGPIRAMQAGFDGAQPGDPAKAAAAIRAALDAAEPPLRLPLGNDAADAVADSLDRLRAEFLAWEPVSRGTDLDPA, from the coding sequence GTGAACACGAACCACACCACGCGGGTCTGGCTGGTCACCGGCGCGTCGTCCGGACTCGGCCGCGCCGTCGCCCAGGCCGCCCTCGACGCCGGCGACTCCGTCGTCGCGACCGCCCGCAAGGCCGGCGCGCTGGACGACCTCGTGGACCGCCACCCGGACCGCGTCGCCGTCGTCGAGCTGGACGTCGCCGACCTGCCCCCCATCCCGTCCGCCGTCGCCGCCGCGACCGACGCGTTCGGCCGTATCGACGTCCTCGTGAACAGCGCCGGCCGGGCGCTGATCGGCGCGGCCGAGGAGACCACTGACGAGGAGCTGCGCGACCTGATGGAGGTGCACTTCCTCGGCCCGGCAGCACTCGTCCGCGCGGTCCTGCCCGGCATGCGGGCGCGCGGGTCGGGCGCGATCGTGCAGATCAGCAGCATGGGCGGGCGCCTGTCGTTCGCCGCGGTGTCGGCGTACTCGGCGACGAAGTTCGCGCTGGAGGGCTACTCGGAGGCGCTGGCGGCGGAGCTGGCGCCGTTCGGGATCCGGGTGCTCATCGTCGAGCCGGGCGCGTTCCGCACCGGCCTGCACGGCGCGGCGATGCGGATGACCACCCCCATCCCCGCCTACGACGCCGTAGTCGGGCCGATCCGGGCCATGCAGGCCGGGTTCGACGGCGCCCAGCCCGGCGACCCGGCCAAGGCGGCCGCCGCCATCCGCGCCGCCCTCGACGCCGCCGAGCCGCCGCTGCGGCTGCCCTTGGGCAACGACGCCGCCGACGCGGTGGCGGACAGCCTGGACCGCCTGCGCGCGGAGTTCCTGGCTTGGGAGCCCGTGTCGCGGGGCACCGACCTCGACCCCGCCTGA